A section of the Babylonia areolata isolate BAREFJ2019XMU chromosome 31, ASM4173473v1, whole genome shotgun sequence genome encodes:
- the LOC143276013 gene encoding uncharacterized protein LOC143276013, with protein sequence MAALGTRGHPRPPVLPVCHVTVMAALMAVVSLGTLVQCDKKEVPASPSSSFSFDDVDADGNGCVEGPEELQNFRLQVGKILGEALQLGNVERALRAGRITHSADINGDGRICQCDLLSILVTESTGPGAHRHAFRVYEDGSFFDDLDTDDDGVLGDVTELDALTQKLTKCVPLEQAKAVVNAMSRLDKDDGKLAKAEYMLFLQSSPRQKQSASLPQPVPQPQGSPQQPQGAPQQRQPANGDQGRPRKRLLPPQFRPGSAPGRPLQPVSRPAQPWRHPQRHFLPMDGAGPALKAAGQTGNPGDRTLGAMDHPQLSLRSSELRHQPAVPGTRPSHAPGEEGGSQGVPRFPVGLQAQHDPRRLEEFDPHHPGPHPRVTQHTQHQPAAVDLPTSRPTPQPETRMLPGRSDPGSQTRPSEEEGEEEGGEGSETVQPKPEAEKADEVMQNLSDQLTEVKSSHPGHPQPQSVGENLETQLQKKERN encoded by the exons ATGGCAGCGCTGGGAACTAGAGGCCATCCTAGACCTCCGGTCCTTCCCGTCTGTCACGTGACTGTCATGGCGGCTCTCATGGCGGTGGTCTCCCTTGGAACGCTGGTCCAATGCG acAAGAAAGAGGTCCCCGCCTCCCCTTCCAGCAGCTTCAGCTTTGACGATGTGGACGCGGACGGAAACGGATGCGTTGAGGGACCGGAAGAGCTGCAGAACTTCCGGTTGCAGGTGGGCAAGATCCTCGGGGAGGCGCTGCAGCTCGGCAACGTGGAGAGGGCGCTGCGGGCAGGGAGGATAACTCACTCGGCGGACATCAACGGAGACGGAAGGATCTGTCAATGTG ACCTGCTGAGCATTCTGGTCACGGAGTCCACGGGGCCCGGGGCCCACCGCCACGCCTTCAGGGTCTATGAGGACGGCTCCTTCTTCGACGACCTTGACACCGATGACGACGGCGTCCTGGGTGACGTCACAGAGTTGGACGCTCTGACGCAGAAGTTGACGAAGTGCGTGCCCTTGGAGCAGGCCAAAGCTGTGGTCAACGCCATGTCCAGACTGGACAAAGACGATGGGAAGCTGGCCAAAGCTG aaTACATGCTGTTTCTGCAATCGTCACCGCGTCAGAAgcagtctgcctctctgcctcagCCAGTGCCTCAGCCTCAAGGATCTCCTCAACAACCTCAAGGGGCTCCTCAACAACGTCAGCCT GCAAACGGAGACCAGGGACGTCCCAGAAAACGACTCCTGCCTCCGCAGTTCCGACCCGGCTCGGCCCCCGGCAGACCCCTCCAGCCAGTCAGCCGACCAGCTCAACCCTGGAGGCACCCACAGCGACATTTCCTGCCCATGGACGGAGCGGGTCCGGCACTGAAGGCTGCAGGTCAGACAGGGAACCCAGGGGACAGAACCCTCGGGGCGATGGACCATCCGCAACTTTCCCTCCGATCCTCTGAGCTTCGCCACCAGCCGGCCGTCCCCGGGACCCGACCTTCACACGCCcctggggaggagggtgggtcaCAAGGAGTACCTCGTTTCCCAGTCGGTCTGCAAGCCCAGCACGATCCTCGCCGGTTGGAAGAGTtcgacccccaccaccccggtCCTCATCCCCGtgtgacccaacacacacagcaccaacctGCTGCCGTGGACCTTCCTACCAGTCGGCCAACACCTCAACCGGAAACGAGGATGTTACCAGGACGGTCGGACCCTGGCTCCCAAACAAGGccaagtgaagaagaaggagaagaagaaggaggagaaggatcgGAAACGGTTCAGCCGAAGCCTGAAGCAGAGAAAGCGGATGAGGTGATGCAGAATCTTTCCGACCAGCTGACCGAGGTCAAGTCCAGTCACCCGGGCCACCCTCAGCCTCAATCAGTTGGCGAGAATTTGGAGACGCAGCtccagaagaaggagaggaattGA